A genomic stretch from Acidobacteriota bacterium includes:
- a CDS encoding NUDIX hydrolase, with product MKPIVRVLSSKDVYSGRVLRLKLDRVIEPGGVEATREVVEHHGSVVIIPRLPNGSIVLVRQFRYATGTYLWELVAGSMEPGESIIRAARRELQEETGYRAGSLQRLFSFYPSPGILTEQMHLVEARNLKLAKAHPEDDERIEVAEFSKNQIDKLLRDKKIADGKTLVGLLWDRWRLCARRANRK from the coding sequence ATGAAACCCATTGTTCGCGTTCTGAGCAGCAAGGACGTTTACAGCGGACGAGTCCTGCGCCTTAAGCTTGACCGCGTAATCGAACCCGGTGGCGTCGAAGCAACCCGTGAAGTCGTGGAGCATCATGGTTCGGTTGTAATCATCCCGAGGCTTCCCAACGGGAGCATTGTTTTAGTCCGGCAATTCCGCTACGCGACGGGAACGTACCTCTGGGAGCTCGTCGCAGGTTCCATGGAGCCCGGCGAGAGCATCATCCGTGCGGCCCGCCGGGAACTGCAGGAAGAAACAGGGTATCGCGCCGGTTCGCTGCAGAGGCTGTTCTCTTTTTACCCAAGCCCTGGCATTTTGACCGAACAAATGCACCTTGTTGAAGCCCGAAATTTAAAGCTCGCCAAAGCGCACCCCGAAGACGATGAGCGCATCGAGGTGGCTGAATTTTCGAAAAACCAAATTGATAAACTCCTCCGCGACAAAAAGATCGCAGATGGGAAAACACTTGTTGGGCTACTGTGGGACCGTTGGAGATTGTGCGCCAGGAGGGCTAACCGTAAGTAG